The DNA window GCCAGCACGTCCTCGGCCACCGCCTGCAAAGTCTCGCCCCGGGTCTGGTCGCCCACGCTGCAGTCGGCGATATCGGCCAGGTCGGCCAGCTGTGCGCGCCAGAGTTCGGCATCGTTGAGCAGGCCGGGGAGGAGGAGCAGGGGAATACGGTCGGTCATGGCGGTATTGTGGCGCCTTCAAACCCACAAGACGACCAGACACCCATGGCCGATCCCTACAACAGTGGCACTCCCACCACCTCCGCAGCGCGCTTCGATGATTCGATGGTGACCACCGCCTTCGAGCTGCCCGGCTACCGCATCGAGCGCAACCTGGGCGTCGTGCGCGGCATCACCGTGCGCTCGCGCTCGATCGTGGGCAACTTCCTTGGCGGCATCCAGACCATCTTCGGCGGCAACATCACCATCTACACCGAGCTGTGCGAGCAGGCACGCGAGGAAACCTATCGCGACATGGTCAAGCACGCGCGGCAGCTGGGTGCCAACGCGGTCATCGGCATGCGCTACGACGCCACCGACGTGATGACCGGGCTGACCGAAGTGCTGTGCTATGGCACGGCGGTGGTGGTCGAGCCGCTGCGATAACCCACGAAAATCCTGCCATGATGGATGTGAGGATCTACCGTCCCTGCGAGGCGAGTGATGTCCAGAGTGCCAACGATTGTGCTGTTCCTTTGCTTGGCCTGCCCTCCCTCCTCAGGTGTTGCCTCCGCCAGGGATGGTCTGGCCGCGCTGCCTGCGGCGGTAAGAGCCACCATACTGGCTGCGCAGAAGCAGCCCGAATGCGTACGTGTCGTGGAGGCCTACGTCCGGCGTACCAGGGCTTGGAATAAGACGACGTATCTCGTAGCCACATCGCCCCCCGTATCCGGCGGCCGCGGTTTTGCCGTGCTGCATCAGGACGATCTTGCAGATCCACTGTCCACGCAGGAACGCAAATCGTTCCATCTGGAGCTGGATCAGTCGTGCAGCAAGGTTATCGAGGAGTTCTGGTTCCAGTAGAAGCACCAAGGTGAAATGAACGAGGTGTCGATCACACTGGGACGTCGGGTACTTCCACCTGCTGCACCGGCAACGTCACCATCATCACCGTCGGATCGTCGGGGTCCAGCCGGGTCTTGAAGCCCAGGCTCTGGCACATCGCCAGCATGGTGCTGTTCTCACGCAGCACCTGGCCTTCCACCACGTCCAGGCCCAGCCACTTGGCGTACTCGATCATGATCGCCATCAGCCGCCAGCCGATGCCATGGCCCTTCAGGTCAGAACGGATCAGGATGCCGTACTCACCGCGGTGATAGTCCGCATCGGCATGCAGTCGCACCGCACCGAGCATCTCGCCGGTGCGCGGCTCAATAGCCACCAAGGCGATCGAGCGCGCGTAGTCCAGCTGGGTCAGGCGGGCGATGAACTCGTGGCTGAAGTGCTTGACCGACTGGAAGAAGCGCAGGCGCAGATCCTCATCGCTGACGCGCGCGAAGAACGCGCGGAACAACGCGTCATCTTCCGGCCGCACCGGGCGTACGAAGGCGCGACCGCCGTCGGACAGTTCGATGGTGCGTTCCCATTCCTTCGGATACGGGAAGACGGCGAAGCGCGGATGGCCACGGCCCTTGTGCAGGATGCGCGACGGCGCAACCGCCACGCGCGCGTCCAGCGCCAGGATGCCCTTGCTGTCGACCAGCAGCGGGTTGATGTCCAGCGTGCGTACTTCGGGAATATCTGCTGCCAGCTGCGCCAGCTTGACCAGCGCCAGCGCCAGCGCGCGCTCGTCGGCCGCTGGCACATCGCCGTAGGCCTTGAGGATGCGCGAGGCGCGGGTCTGGCCGATCAGCTCGTGGGCCAGGCGCAGGTCCAGCGGGGGCAGCGCCAAGGCCTTGTCATTGATGACTTCCACCGCCGTGCCACCACGACCGACTACGATCACCGGGCCGAACGTGGCGTCGTCGGCGATGCCGACGATGAGCTCGCGCGCCTTCGGGCGGACGATGGTCGGCTGCACCAGCAGGCCGTCGATGCGGGCGTCCGGCCGCAGCTGCCGTGCACGGGCAAGGATCGCCTTGGCCGCGCTCTGCACCGCAGGCAGCGTTGCCAGATTGAGGCGCACGCCATCCACTTCGGATTTGTGCGGAATATCGGGCGACAGGATCTTCAGCGCGACGGTGGCACCACGCTCCAGCAGCGGTTGCGCCAGGTCCATCGCCTCGTGCGCATCGCGCGCGTGCATCACCGGCGCAGAGGGGATGCCGTAGGCCTTCAGCAGTTCATGGGTGGCCAGCGGATCCAGCCAGCCTTGACCGTTGGCCAGCGCGGCCTCGACCAGCGCACGTGCACGCACGGTGTCCACGCTGAAGTCCTGCGGCAGGCTGGGTGGCGTTTCCATCAACGCGTTCTGTGCTTCGCGGTAACGCACCAGATGCTGGAAACCGCGCACGGCCTCGGCTTCGGTGGGATAGGTCGGCACGCGTGCCGCGTTGAGGGTGGCGGTGGCCTGGTCGTCGTTGCCCAGCCACACCGCGAATACCGGCTTGTCGCGGTGATGGCGCGGGCGCAGGCCGAGCGTGCGGGTCAACGCCTGCGCGGCGTCGGCCGAGGAGGTGAACGCCGTGGGCACGTTGACCACCAGCACCGCGTCGTTCTCGTTGTCGGCCAGCAGCGCCTCGATGGCCGTGGCATAGCGATCACCATCGGCATCGACCACGATGTCGACCGGGTTGCTGCGCGACCAGCCCTGCGGCAGTACCGCATCGAGCTTCTGCACGGTGCTGTCGGACAGCTGCGCCAGCGTGCCATGCAGGGCGATCAGCTGGTCCACCGCCAGGTGGCCGACACCGCCGCCATTGCTGAGGATGGCCAGGCGACGCCCGGGGAAGGTACCGAGGCGGCCCAGCGATTCGGCCGCGGTGAACAGTTCGTCCAGCGCGCTCACCCGCAGCAGGCCGGCACGGTTGAATGCCGCGCCGTAGACATCATCGGCACGCGCCAGGGCCTGCACGTGAGTATCGGCGCTGCCCGGCTGCACCCGTTCGGCGCGGCCGGACTTCACCACCACTACCGGCTTGGCACGCGCCGCGGCACGTGCGGCCGACATGAACTTGCGGGCGTCCTTGATCTGCTCGACGTAGAGCAGGATGGCGCGCGTGCGGTAGTCGGTGGCGAAATAATCCAGCAGGTCGCCGAAGTCCACGTCCATGGTGTCGCCCAGCGAGACCACGGCGGAGAACCCCACCGAACGTGCCACGCCCCACTCCACCAGGGCGGCGGCGATCGCCGAGGATTCGGAGATCAGCGCGAGGTCGCCGGCCTGCGGGAAATGCGCGGCGATACTGGCATTGAGCCGTGCATGCGGTGCGATCACACCCAGGCAGTGCGGGCCGAGGATGCGCAGGCCATGCGCGCGCGCGGCGGCCTCCACCTGTGCCCACGGCGAGCCTGGGCCCTCACCCAGATGCGCAGTGAGGATGATCGCGGCCTGCACGCCACGTTCGGCAGCGGTGCGTACCACCTGCGGCACGATCGCCGCCGGCGCGGTGATCACCACCAGTTCCGGCACCCAGTCCAGGTCCTTCAACCGCTTTACCGTGCGGATGCCATCGATCTCGGCGTGGCGCGGGTTGATCCATGCCACCTTGCCGGGGAAGCCGGTGCCACGCAGGTTGCGCATCACTGCGCGGCCGGCCGAGCGCTCACGCGGGCTGCCGCCGATCACCGCGACCGACTGCGGACGGAACACGGACTGCAGGTGGTAGGTACTCATGTGCCTACGGTACACGGACCGGCGCTGCGGCGGCATGATCGTGCGCAGGAACCTGGCATCGCATCCACGCATGGCGTGGATCTACTACGGCGGCCAGGACCAGTAGATCCACGCCATGCGTGGATGACGCCCCCCTTACAGTAGATCCACGCCATGCGTGGATGACGCCCCCGTTACAGCAGGGTGCCGTGCAGAATCATCGCAGCGATGCTGAAATAGATCACCAGGCCGGTCACATCCACCAGGGTGGCGACGAACGGGGCCGAGGCGCTGGCCGGGTCGAAGCCCAGCCGCTTGAGGATGAAGGGCAGCATCGACCCGGACAGCGAGCCGAAGGTAACGATGCCCACCAGCGCAGCGCCGATGGTGATCGCCAGCAGGATCCAGTGCTCGCCGTAGTCATGGAATCCACCGAGCTGCCAGATCACGATGCGTACGATGGCCAGGCAGCCGAGGATGGCACCGAGCACCATGCCGGTGGGCACTTCGCGCAGGGCGACCTTCCACCAGTCGCGCAGGCGCAGCTCGCGCAGGGCCAGGCTGCGGATCAGCAGCGAAGTGGCCTGCGAACCGGAGTTGCCACCCGAGCTCATGATCAACGGAATGAACAGGGTCAGCACCACCGCACGCGCCAGTTCGTCCTCGTAGTGCTGCATCGCGCTGGCGGTCAGCATCTCGCCCACGAACAGCACGCTCAGCCAGCCGGCGCGCTTGCGCAGCATCTCGAAGAAGCCGATCTGCATGTACGGCTTGTCCAGCGCTTCCATGCCGCCGAACTTGTGCGCGTCTTCGGTGGACTCTTCGATCAGCGCATCGAGGATGTCATCGACGGTGACGATGCCCAGCATGTGCTGCTGCGCGTCCACCACCGGAATCGCCAGCAGATCGTGGCGGCGGATCAGCCGTGCCACGTCTTCCTGGTCCATCTGCGCATCCACCATCACCGGCGGATTGACCTGG is part of the Stenotrophomonas lactitubi genome and encodes:
- a CDS encoding YbjQ family protein, whose amino-acid sequence is MADPYNSGTPTTSAARFDDSMVTTAFELPGYRIERNLGVVRGITVRSRSIVGNFLGGIQTIFGGNITIYTELCEQAREETYRDMVKHARQLGANAVIGMRYDATDVMTGLTEVLCYGTAVVVEPLR
- a CDS encoding bifunctional acetate--CoA ligase family protein/GNAT family N-acetyltransferase → MSTYHLQSVFRPQSVAVIGGSPRERSAGRAVMRNLRGTGFPGKVAWINPRHAEIDGIRTVKRLKDLDWVPELVVITAPAAIVPQVVRTAAERGVQAAIILTAHLGEGPGSPWAQVEAAARAHGLRILGPHCLGVIAPHARLNASIAAHFPQAGDLALISESSAIAAALVEWGVARSVGFSAVVSLGDTMDVDFGDLLDYFATDYRTRAILLYVEQIKDARKFMSAARAAARAKPVVVVKSGRAERVQPGSADTHVQALARADDVYGAAFNRAGLLRVSALDELFTAAESLGRLGTFPGRRLAILSNGGGVGHLAVDQLIALHGTLAQLSDSTVQKLDAVLPQGWSRSNPVDIVVDADGDRYATAIEALLADNENDAVLVVNVPTAFTSSADAAQALTRTLGLRPRHHRDKPVFAVWLGNDDQATATLNAARVPTYPTEAEAVRGFQHLVRYREAQNALMETPPSLPQDFSVDTVRARALVEAALANGQGWLDPLATHELLKAYGIPSAPVMHARDAHEAMDLAQPLLERGATVALKILSPDIPHKSEVDGVRLNLATLPAVQSAAKAILARARQLRPDARIDGLLVQPTIVRPKARELIVGIADDATFGPVIVVGRGGTAVEVINDKALALPPLDLRLAHELIGQTRASRILKAYGDVPAADERALALALVKLAQLAADIPEVRTLDINPLLVDSKGILALDARVAVAPSRILHKGRGHPRFAVFPYPKEWERTIELSDGGRAFVRPVRPEDDALFRAFFARVSDEDLRLRFFQSVKHFSHEFIARLTQLDYARSIALVAIEPRTGEMLGAVRLHADADYHRGEYGILIRSDLKGHGIGWRLMAIMIEYAKWLGLDVVEGQVLRENSTMLAMCQSLGFKTRLDPDDPTVMMVTLPVQQVEVPDVPV
- the mgtE gene encoding magnesium transporter, producing MNQKQLLRPVADAAALSAPLANYNTADAVEFLNTLELQRAAETLAALSLPRAVKMLEAPELHRSGELVAALPPARAAALLGLMADDRATDIVHELDEEERARLIPLLGNEARQTIQKLLSYPPNTAGALMTTEFVAVPATWTVAQTLQHIRQVERTRETVYAIYVLDPANQRLQQVVTMRRLITGLPEESILDVAQVNPPVMVDAQMDQEDVARLIRRHDLLAIPVVDAQQHMLGIVTVDDILDALIEESTEDAHKFGGMEALDKPYMQIGFFEMLRKRAGWLSVLFVGEMLTASAMQHYEDELARAVVLTLFIPLIMSSGGNSGSQATSLLIRSLALRELRLRDWWKVALREVPTGMVLGAILGCLAIVRIVIWQLGGFHDYGEHWILLAITIGAALVGIVTFGSLSGSMLPFILKRLGFDPASASAPFVATLVDVTGLVIYFSIAAMILHGTLL